From the genome of Perca fluviatilis chromosome 1, GENO_Pfluv_1.0, whole genome shotgun sequence, one region includes:
- the lgsn gene encoding lengsin codes for MNDSEDFKEAQSRSKDQIDGTRLSLGNRKGVRVTGKHVPPVDWGSGRGGPSIVHSPTSTPLPPDTPTVISIGPLPHRHPERVDDPRMDEPSFREDWTTDASSQTRVSHHEMGVPRQTMEELKTILRDSHLHSIRARDDGKPGSPYTYLHGSSSSSGGGERPDGRQDDGNPNRVFSTFKPQSDASRRGPTSRDSTSIQQPSGVDSSSSLRSDANTNRKPGVRAHTYASGRSWGETGAFQTDNGNETIEIFGNQRFVAAMEQIKQQIAREDINFVRFEATDLHGVSRSKTVPVRFFHEKAVYGVPMPRSYLELTLSPKSNEVDNASTANFSSDVLLIPDLSTFRVLPWAEQTARVICDPCTVTGSPLRTSPRLIAKQLLGQLQSLGFSLHSSFTYECCILGAPDRIGPKTLLFPATTLLGNHDLPFFQQLLDSMYCMGADIDSIASASGPGQMEINLRPEFGIAAADSAFTLRTGIKEMARKHSYIASFFTDDGLYNAGVLSHSLWDANGRRSLFHVGERAGELSEIGRKWLAGLLTHSAALSCLMSPGLGCRSHIAKMIKDPKRMLYATCGFNDNSSSFNIKCHGGRETHIDNKLGSAMANPYIVLAATVAAGLDGIKRNLSIESALNKAPSQQKEFAVPVKLDNALEALGDDHVICSTLGEPFVQYFIAMKKFEIETQELDDERNKCLEYFI; via the exons ATGAATGACTCTGAAGATTTCAAG GAGGCCCAGAGTAGAAGCAAAGACCAAATAGACGGCACAAGGCTGAGCCTGGGTAACAGGAAGGGAGTGAGGGTGACTGGGAAACATGTACCTCCGGTGGACTGGGGCAGCGGAAGAGGAGGTCCATCCATCGTCCATTCTCCCACCAGCACCCCTTTACCTCCAGACACGCCCACTGTGATCTCCATCGGCCCCCTGCCTCACAGACACCCAGAGCGAGTTGATGATCCCAGGATGGACGAACCTTCCTTCAGGGAGGATTGGACCACAGATGCGTCCTCTCAAACCAGGGTGTCCCACCATGAGATGGGCGTCCCCCGGCAGACCATGGAGGAGCTGAAGACCATCCTGAGGGATAGCCATCTGCATAGCATCCGGGCACGAGACGATGGGAAGCCAGGGAGTCCTTATACGTACCTCCatggaagcagcagcagcagcggtggTGGTGAAAGGCCCGACGGACGGCAGGACGATGGAAACCCCAACAGGGTGTTCAGCACCTTCAAACCCCAGTCTGACGCTTCCAGAAGGGGGCCCACATCCAGAGATAGCACATCTATTCAGCAGCCTTCCGGTGTGGATTCATCCAGCTCACTCAGGTCTGACGCCAACACAAATAGGAAGCCTGGAGTTAGGGCTCACACATACGCAAGCGGACGCTCCTGGGGAGAGACTGGAGCTTTTCAGACAG ATAACGGAAACGAGACTATCGAGATCTTTGGGAATCAGAGGTtcgttgcagccatggagcagaTCAAGCAGCAGATCGCCAGAGAAGACATCAACTTTGTTCGCTTTGAGGCCACTGACCTCCACGGGGTGTCCAGGTCCAAGACGGTCCCTGTCCGCTTCTTCCAC GAGAAAGCGGTATATGGGGTACCGATGCCTAGAAGCTACTTAGAGCTGACCCTGAGCCCCAAGAGCAACGAAGTGGACAACGCCAGCACCGCCAACTTCAGCAGTGATGTCCTCCTGATCCCTGATCTTTCTACCTTCAGGGTCTTACCCTGGGCTGAGCAGACAGCCCGGGTCATCTGCGACCCCTGCACGGTGACAGGAAGCCCCCTTCGCACTTCACCTCGCCTCATCGCTAAGCAGCTCCTTGGCCAGCTCCAAAGCCTTGGATTCTCCCTGCACTCATCCTTCACCTATGAATGCTGCATCCTCGGGGCTCCGGACCGCATCGGACCAAAGACACTCCTGTTCCCGGCCACCACCCTGCTCGGCAACCATGACCTGCCTTTCTTCCAGCAGCTGTTGGACAGCATGTACTGCATGGGCGCAGACATCGACAGCATCGCCTCTGCAAGCGGCCCCGGCCAGATGGAAATCAACCTGAGGCCAGAGTTTGGGATTGCGGCAGCAGATAGCGCCTTCACCTTGCGCACCGGCATCAAAGAGATGGCTCGTAAACACAGCTACATTGCCAGCTTCTTCACTGACGATGGCCTGTACAATGCTGGGGTGCTTTCCCACAGCTTGTGGGATGCTAATGGGCGACGTAGCCTCTTCCATGTCGGGGAGAGGGCGGGCGAGCTATCCGAGATCGGCAGGAAATGGCTGGCGGGGCTGCTCACCCACTCCGCTGCCCTGAGCTGCCTGATGTCGCCGGGCCTGGGCTGCCGGAGCCACATCGCCAAGATGATCAAAGACCCCAAACGAATGCTATACGCTACATGTGGCTTCAACGATAACAGCAGCTCCTTCAACATCAAGTGTCATGGCGGAAGGGAGACACACATTGACAACAAACTGGGCTCAGCCATGGCCAATCCTTACATTGTGCTGGCTGCTACTGTGGCCGCTGGACTGGACGGCATCAAACGAAACCTGAGCATCGAGAGCGCTCTGAACAAAGCCCCCAGTCAGCAGAAGGAGTTCGCCGTTCCTGTGAAGCTCGACAACGCTCTGGAGGCGTTGGGGGATGATCACGTCATCTGCAGCACCCTCGGAGAGCCGTTTGTTCAGTACTTCATCGCTATGAAAAAGTTTGAGATTGAGACCCAAGAACTGGATGATGAGAGGAACAAGTGCCTGGAGTATTTTATCTAG
- the LOC120569430 gene encoding protein FAM83B-like has protein sequence MESNLSCLSSLKEEDNVVYVQPHYKESYRLAIYALLCGGQEAYEEFLRAEQINHFLSEKEILFILENAELPAVEEEDTSEGKRATDEARPSTYFPTESDEEVPNLDLGWPEVSLEDMDTNISLLFHPPRQNTPTIKEVVRKQIQEARKVIAIAMDVFTDVDIFKEIITATLRGVVVYILLDEAQFKSFLTMSHRVGVNIQDFKNLRVRTVQGQQYQCQSGVKFHGDLEQRFLMVDCRTVMYGTYSYTWSFEKINLSMVLVITGQLVGSYDEEFRRLYARSSLPVVLSREKSSVLHLRDTVGLQSPNSSQLSLHQIHTRPKVMHGMRSAQDDRLNNAAMMTRGLSVQERLHQSHCFDMGNLVRGHSYGGELQNINSMTRLRMGTKNIGVPVAPEKTAPNVRGGGDSLLTNRMSQQHIRHQTRYGADQNLIPFNSETSLNRWKIDTYFNDSNVPLDASYDALSPMPSPYSSHTGLNEQQSQLIHSRSRDIKSRMEELRQKRLSLQEYSNLRQSQESLRSMYPTVERPKFVSLLRGLDMRQSVAELEPNTEKGCSLEPANPRDSEPNKGGNKREQTFPDGHHSASHYDVTMVQDRKKTQTYDWHEPLSRTTSAADLDMKLNDPSLKLSHLHPSGLQHPRAMESLTEIPEEKEGSRVNSSDSAAFKDENEEIRKDKKAVPKENTVKSSVPAESQRQDQAKGRHGSVGKAANSSGSSAPREGMKSISNEIQTAPKILNTSTGPQHAVEAKSSHMEKKHTQRKEPPLQRKNSLRMKVYSMLSPDENKASKKDEKSLQRKASLRSSQNHSGSKQPLRADHSQAPAPEQTTKKGQSPSISRSQSSLGSQPETEKHKSPFQRLSPQRSSKKKPNPAGEPDRGARNTLDDEAATLYHTRRDKVYSRFEYYLSADSIPQDKSMTRASMLPSEKDRGSSPNNHDSGYPMYETQSGTDNKLGRFMQRVGNLIGKNK, from the exons ATGGAGTCCAATCTGTCCTGCCTGTCTTCACTGAAAGAAGAAGACAATGTGGTCTACGTCCAGCCACATTACAAAGAATCCTACCGCCTGGCCATTTATGCCCTCCTCTGTGGAGGCCAAGAGGCCTACGAGGAGTTCCTCCGAGCCGAGCAGATAAACCACTTCCTATCAGAGAAGGAGATCCTGTTCATTTTGGAAAATGCAGAGTTACCAGCGGTGGAGGAGGAAGACACCTCTGAGGGGAAACGGGCCACAGACGAGGCCAGACCCTCCACCTACTTCCCAACCGAGTCGGACGAGGAGGTGCCCAACCTGGACCTGGGCTGGCCGGAGGTGTCTCTGGAGGACATGGACACCAACATCAGCCTGCTGTtccacccacccagacaaaacACTCCGACCATTAAAGAAGTGGTTCGCAAGCAGATACAGGAGGCGAGGAAG GTTATTGCCATAGCGATGGACGTGTTCACTGACGTCGATATTTTCAAAGAGATCATCACTGCCACGTTGAGGGGAGTGGTAGTCTACATCCTCCTGGATGAAGCCCAGTTCAAGAGTTTCCTCACCATGTCACACAGGGTGGGCGTCAACATTCAAGACTTCAAG AACCTTCGTGTTCGGACGGTTCAGGGTCAGCAGTATCAGTGTCAGTCCGGGGTGAAGTTCCATGGAGATTTGGAGCAAAGATTCCTTATGGTGGACTGCAGAACAGTGATGTATGGAACATACAG ctaCACATGGTCGTTTGAGAAGATCAACCTCAGCATGGTCCTGGTGATCACAGGTCAGCTGGTTGGCTCTTATGACGAGGAGTTTCGAAGACTGTACGCTCGCTCCTCACTTCCTGTAGTTCTGTCCAGGGAGAAGTCATCTGTCCTGCACCTAAGAGACACTGTGGGCCTGCAGAGCCCAAATTCCAGCCAGCTTTCCCTCCACCAAATTCACACAAGACCCAAAGTAATGCACGGCATGAGGAGTGCTCAGGATGACAGGCTTAATAATGCCGCCATGATGACCAGGGGCCTGAGCGTGCAGGAGAGACTGCATCAATCTCACTGTTTCGACATGGGAAATCTGGTGCGGGGACACAGCTATGGCGGAGAACTGCAGAATATAAACTCCATGACTCGGTTAAGGATGGGGACCAAGAACATCGGAGTCCCTGTTGCTCCCGAGAAGACAGCACCTAACGTGAGGGGGGGCGGCGACTCGCTGCTAACAAACAGGATGTCTCAGCAACACATTAGGCACCAGACTCGCTATGGAGCGGACCAGAATCTGATACCGTTCAACTCTGAAACATCCCTCAACAGGTGGAAGATAGACACATACTTTAATGACAGCAACGTGCCTCTAGATGCATCATACGATGCATTATCCCCAATGCCATCTCCGTATAGTAGCCACACAGGCTTAAACGAGCAACAGTCACAGCTGATTCACAGCAGGTCGAGGGACATAAAGTCCAGGATGGAGGAATTGAGGCAGAAGAGGCTCAGTCTGCAGGAGTACAGCAATCTCAGGCAGAGCCAAGAGTCATTGAGGTCTATGTATCCGACTGTGGAAAGACCTAAATTTGTGTCCTTATTAAGAGGTCTGGACATGCGGCAGAGTGTGGCAGAATTAGAGCCAAATACAGAAAAAGGTTGCAGCCTGGAACCAGCCAATCCCAGAGACAGTGAGCCAAATAAAGGAGGCAACAAAAGAGAGCAAACTTTCCCTGATGGCCACCACTCTGCCTCTCACTATGACGTCACAATGGTTCAAGATCGAAAGAAAACGCAGACGTACGACTGGCACGAGCCTCTTTCCAGGACAACCTCAGCTGCCGATTTAGATATGAAACTAAACGATCCATCGCTCAAGCTCTCTCATTTGCATCCCAGCGGTCTCCAACACCCAAGAGCGATGGAGTCTTTGACTGAGATCCCTGAAGAGAAAGAGGGTTCACGTGTCAACAGTTCGGACTCAGCTGCATTTAAAGATGAAAATGAGGAGATTCGCAAAGACAAGAAAGCTGTTCCAAAGGAGAACACTGTGAAATCTAGCGTACCTGCTGAATCACAGCGCCAGGATCAAGCCAAAGGAAGACATGGTTCTGTAGGTAAGGCAGCCAACAGCTCAGGCTCATCTGCTCCAAGAGAAGGAATGAAATCAATATCCAATGAGATACAAACTGCCCCAAAAATCTTAAACACTTCTACAGGACCTCAGCATGCCGTCGAAGCTAAGAGTAGTCACATGGAAAAAAAGCACACGCAGCGAAAGGAACCACCCCTTCAGAGGAAGAATTCCTTGAGAATGAAAGTATATTCGATGCTTTCCCCAGACGAAAACAAAGCATCCAAAAAAGACGAGAAGTCACTCCAAAGAAAGGCCTCACTGAGATCGTCGCAGAATCACTCAGGATCAAAACAACCACTCAGAGCAGACCATTCACAGGCACCTGCGCCAGAGCAAACAACAAAGAAAGGTCAATCGCCGAGCATCTCCAGGTCGCAGAGCTCTCTCGGTAGTCAACCGGAGACAGAGAAGCATAAATCTCCATTCCAAAGACTGTCTCCTCAGCGTTCAAGCAAAAAAAAGCCCAATCCAGCAGGAGAGCCGGACCGAGGCGCAAGGAACACTCTGGACGACGAGGCAGCGACTCTCTATCACACCAGAAGAGATAAAGTCTACAGTCGATTTGAATATTATCTTAGCGCTGACAGTATTCCTCAGGATAAATCAATGACAAGGGCAAGCATGTTGCCCTCCGAGAAAGACAGAGGGTCTTCCCCGAACAATCATGACTCTGGTTATCCAATGTATGAGACGCAAAGTGGCACTGACAACAAACTGGGAAGATTCATGCAGCGAGTAGGAAATCTAATAGGAAAGAACAAGTAG